The proteins below are encoded in one region of Oncorhynchus masou masou isolate Uvic2021 unplaced genomic scaffold, UVic_Omas_1.1 unplaced_scaffold_1787, whole genome shotgun sequence:
- the LOC135532249 gene encoding LOW QUALITY PROTEIN: zinc finger protein PLAGL2-like (The sequence of the model RefSeq protein was modified relative to this genomic sequence to represent the inferred CDS: deleted 2 bases in 1 codon), with translation MAAGAAEAPRHVTALTPEDEERLAAAELYSDTTLPRTEREREERASGNECLVCGTWFGSQDKLRLHSFCHTGEKPFHCSQPHCPKAFSSKYKLFRHMATHSPQKTHQCSFCEKMFHRKDHLKNHLQTHDPNKEAFKCEDCGKHYNTKLGYKRHVAMHSATAGDLTCKVCLQSYENTPALMEHLKSHSGKSSGGAKEKKHPCDHCDRRFYTRKDVRRHMVVHTGRKDFLCQYCAQRFGRKDHLTRHVKKSHSQELLKIKTDPLDMQGMLGSGSSPCTVKEELSPMMCSMGSNKDPMLAKTFPSSTPFPMGMYNPHHLQAMSNPEVGHHHSLIPGSLSAAMGMGCHMEPPPSPHHHHHHHHHHHHIQNSPPLPHLQQPQQHQQQHHVQPPPKYQLGSTSYLLDKPLKVEMESFLMDLQSGLPGHHSGDHHHAAASHPKEGLEHPSGLTDELCGDPLLSKSPAVIAESLCTANMDFSHLLGFLPFNLPPYNAPISTAGLVMGYTSSAASSSSSSSSSLRGTEPHTAATAAPLTSLQPQPQEQHGSSRGLGLGPLHPLPPVFSSSLSTTTLPRFHQAFQ, from the exons ATGGCAGCTGGTGCCGCCGAGGCTCCACGCCATGTTACAGCACTGACGCCGGAGGACGAGGAACGACTAGCCGCTGCCGAGCTGTACAGCGACACTACCCTgccacggacagagagagagagggaagagcgaGCCAGCGGCAACGAGTGTTTGGTGTGTGGGACTTGGTTTGGTTCGCAGGATAAGCTTCGGCTTCACTCTTTCTGTCACACGGGAGAGAAGCCCTTCCACTGTTCCCAGCCACACTGCCCTAAGGCCTTCAGCTCCAAATATAAACTGTTCAG GCATATGGCCACACACTCTCCGCAGAAAACTCACCAGTGCTCGTTCTGCGAGAAAATGTTTCACCGCAAAGATCACCTGAAGAACCACCTGCAGACCCATGACCCCAACAAAGAGGCCTTCAAGTGTGAGGATTGTGGCAAGCACTACAACACCAAGCTGGGCTACAAGCGTCATGTGGCCATGCATTCAGCCACGGCTGGGGACCTCACCTGTAAGGTGTGCCTGCAGAGCTACGAGAATACCCCTGCCCTGATGGAGCATCTCAAGAGCCACTCGGGCAAGTCCTCCGGAGGTGCCAAGGAGAAGAAGCATCCGTGTGACCACTGTGACCGCCGCTTCTACACACGGAAGGACGTGCGTCGCCACATGGTGGTCCACACCGGCAGAAAGGACTTCCTGTGTCAGTACTGCGCCCAGCGCTTCGGCAGGAAGGACCACCTGACGCGGCATGTGAAGAAGAGCCACTCTCAGGAGCTGCTGAAGATAAAGACTGACCCTCTGGACATGCAAGGCATGCTGGGCTCTGGCTCCTCCCCCTGCACTGTCAAAGAGGAGCTCAGCCCCATGATGTGCAGTATGGGTTCCAACAAAGACCCCATGCTGGCCAAGACGTTCCCCAGCAGCACCCCCTTCCCCATGGGCATGTACAACCCCCACCACCTCCAGGCCATGTCCAACCCTGAGGTGGGCCACCACCACTCTCTGATACCCGGCTCCCTGTCCGCTGCCATGGGGATGGGCTGCCACATGGAG CCCCCTCCATCcccgcaccaccaccaccaccaccaccaccatcaccaccacatccaAAACTCCCCCCCGCTGCCCCACCTGCAGCAGCCCCAACAGCACCAGCAGCAACATCACGTCCAGCCGCCGCCCAAATACCAGCTGGGATCTACCTCATACCTGCTGGACAAGCCCCTCAAAGTGGAGATGGAGAGCTTTCTCATGGATCTGCAGAGTGGGCTGCCGGGCCACCACTCAGGCGATCATCATCATGCTGCTGCCTCGCACCCCAAGGAGGGACTAGAGCACCCCTCAGGCCTGACAGACGAGCTGTGTGGTGACCCCCTCCTGTCTAAGAGCCCTGCTGTCATCGCTGAGTCTCTGTGCACTGCTAACATGGACTTCTCTCACCTGCTGGGCTTCCTGCCTTTCAACCTGCCGCCCTACAACGCCCCCATCAGCACAGCAGGACTAGTCATGGGGTACACCTCAtctgctgcctcctcctcttcctcctcttcatcatcctTGCGGGGCACTGAGCCCCACACCGCTGCCACAGCTGCACCTCTTACCTCTTTGCAACCTCAACCTCAGGAGCAGCATGGCTCCAGCAGGGGCCTGGGTCTAGGGCCCCTGCACCCTCTCCCGCCAGTGTTTAGCTCCAGCCTCAGCACGACCACCCTGCCTCGCTTTCACCAGGCCTTCCAATGA